The DNA segment GAAAATTGAATCGCAATATCACCCAATCGTAAATGGAGAAATGGTAGCAAGTAGTCCTGTAGATGGAAAAGTAGAGTCGGCAGGTTCTATTACTTCCAATGGTACATTTTTAGTGAAGGAAAAAGCGTATACAGTGACTAATCTTCTGGGTAATGTAGATCAAGCTTCTCATTATATAGATGGTACCTATATTGTGTTTTATTTAAGTCCTGCCGATTATCATCGCATTCATAGCCCGGTAAATGGCCATGTTAAAAAACAAGTGACTCTTGGTGAGAAATCATATCCAGTAAATCAGGCAGGTTTAACGTATGGAAAAACCCCGATTAGTGGAAATTATCGTCAAATCACTAATTTAATTTGCTCGAATCTAAAACATTGTGCTGTCATAAGTGTTGGTGCCATGTTCGTCAATTCAATTCAAATGACTAACACATCACGAGACTGGAAAAAAGGCGAAGAAATTGGTTATTTTACTTTTGGTTCTACAGTAGTTTTACTATTCGAAAAAAATGCGTTTCAACTTGATTCATCCATTACTCCTGGTTCTCGAGTACGAGTGGGTGAGAAAATAGGGAGTATGTTA comes from the Paenisporosarcina antarctica genome and includes:
- a CDS encoding phosphatidylserine decarboxylase; protein product: MKHKVYQSLIELTNGKWSSLAIQRFAKSSWSRKIIPSYIRTYRIEMKEVSQSIDTFPTLHDFFIRKIESQYHPIVNGEMVASSPVDGKVESAGSITSNGTFLVKEKAYTVTNLLGNVDQASHYIDGTYIVFYLSPADYHRIHSPVNGHVKKQVTLGEKSYPVNQAGLTYGKTPISGNYRQITNLICSNLKHCAVISVGAMFVNSIQMTNTSRDWKKGEEIGYFTFGSTVVLLFEKNAFQLDSSITPGSRVRVGEKIGSML